NNNNNNNNNNNNNNNNNNNNNNNNNNNNNNNNNNNNNNNNNNNNNNNNNNNNNNNNNNNNNNNNNNNNNNNNNNNNNNNNNNNNNNNNNNNNNNNNNNNNNNNNNNNNNNNagaaggaaggaaggaaggaaggaaagaaggaaagaaggaaagaaggaaggaaagagagagaaagaaaggaaggaagggagggagggagggagagaaggaaagaaaagaaaaagaaaaagaaaatatatggccccttattcaaaaatttttaagaatgtcAAGATGGCGACAGTAGAACATGAAGTCCTTCTGTGTATGGGGCCCTACACAGGTCACGTGCTCATGAAACTGGCCCTGTGTGAGCATGTGTCTGCGTGTCTGCATGCATCAGCTTATGCAGTTTTATCCCGTGTATACACCAGAGTTGAGTCTTACTGGTCTAACTTGGACCACGTGCCCATGCCTGCCTGGGTCACTGTGGTCAAAGGCTGGAATACACAGATTGGCCGGCCAGGCCACATGCCTGCTCTTGGGTTTGAGTTAACAAAGAACCCCTGGCCCCTGACCTATGCTTGAGAGTGGGGACAGGCATTCCTCAGGGAAACCTGGGGCTGTGTCCAGAAGATGGGGGAGTGAGTGCAGGACAGGCAGAAACAGCAGAGAGCACTGCAGCCTCGCTCGCCTGGGCCCAGGCCATGGCTGAGGGACCCACAGGACCTGCCAGCTTGAAGGAGCCTAGGGGAGCTGCCAGTTCCCCAGCTTGTCCTGTCCGCCAGCCTCCTGGCGGTGCCTGGGAGTGACCTGAAGCAGCCCTTGGGTCTCCTGTCCCCGCATCCAGGGCCGTCCCACTGCCCTCTCCATGTGCCTCTGTGTCAGCATTTGGCCCCGGGCTGCAGCCCCCACTAGGCCCACCCACTCCATCACAGACCAACCCATGAGTGTAAGTGgtgcccctcacccccaccctccaAGCCCTGGCCTAGGACATGGTCCCGGTCCCCAACAAGCCGAGCGTGACTTGCCAGCTGGCCGTGTTGCTGGACCCTGTGAGCGGGGCTTGGAGCGCCGGGAGGAATTGCCACCAGCTCCTCAGGGTGGGGCCTGGCATCTCAGGTGAGGTGGACATGATCCCAGAtgctcctccaggaagcccccgGCTCCCCTCTCTCAACTGAGAGCCCTTTCGGACCTGGTGTGCTAAGAATTCTAAGTGGGAGCTCCAGAGAGAGGGAGGTGAGCCTGGTGAGTCACTGGGCAGGGAGTCTGGAGCCCGGGGTTGGAGCCCCTCCCCTGCTCTGTGACCCCGGAAGACTCCTCCtatccctctctgagcctcactctcCTACTGCATTTTCGGCTTCATGCACCCACCCACCTGTCCATCTACTTCACCAGTGAATCCATGGCCCCTCCAGTGTTAGGCCTGAAGTTCACAGCATGGGAGAGACCCGAGGAGGGAGAGAATGGGGAGTTACACTCTGCTGCTGGGAAACGTCCAAATCAGCTCAGGCTAAGGGGCATTCAGAGATGGCCTCCCCAGAAGGAAACATCCAAGGGGCGTTTGAAAGGCAGAAGAACAGGAGTCAGGCAATTAAGGTGGGAAGAGCTGGGGAGCAGGGAAAGGCATTGAGAGCAGTGGGAAGAGCACTGGCAGAGTCTGGGAGGTGTGAAAAATCAGCATGCATTCAGGAAACTGCGAGTTACACGGTTTGGCTAATGCAACTGTCACTGGATGGTGCCGCGAAGTTCCGGGCTCTTGGTGCCCCGAACAAAGAGTTGGatgagacacacagagagagccaAGCAAAGCAGCGAAAGTGTATTCCACGCAGTATTCCACTCTCAGAGAGGGAGAGTGGGCTGACCTCTGCAAAATGAGATCAGCCTCACCTTGGTGTAGTTGGGTCATTCcagatgtttttttcttctcttcccaagGCTGCCTAATCTCTAGCCAGTGTCTGGCTTTTGACTGATAGGTGTGTGTTGTTCAGTTACTTTGGGCCCTTGTGCACTTGTGCATCACCTCCATCCCATAATTTTAAGTACATGCATGATATGCAGCCCATATGCATGAACCTTAAGTAGCTAATTATCATACAGGGTTATGTGAAAGATACTTTTTCTCTCTAATGCAAATGCCCATCTCTGAAGAGCTGCCCCTTACTGGTTTGGTCTGGATCTTCCTGGCCATGGGGTCCCTTTTTTGTATCACTTTTGTCTTGCCTGCTGAACCTCTGCTTTTCATCTTGCTTCTTGCTCACCCGCCCCATTCACCTTGCTTCTATTCTCTGCTTTTACTTATTCTGCCCTTTATCCAACTTTTAATTCCCtttgctattctcctgcctcattttccCTATTATCCTGCCTCACATCGATCAAGGGATGAGGTTGGTAGGATCCAGAACCCACAGGGCCCCACGGGCCATGAGAGGCTCCTGGACTTGAACCTCAGGACATTTCCACTCTGTCTGCTGGCAGGGGCAGAAGCTGGCAGTGGGGGTGGAGAGCCATGGGCTGTTTGGGGTGGACAAGCCTGGATGCCTCATGAGAGCTCCCCATGGGAGCTGTGGCCCCTTGGCGCCTCTTATTTTTCTCCCCAGGCTTTCCCGGCAGAGGTTCCAGTCAGAAGATGCCCCAAAGATCCACGTGGCCCTGGGTGGCAGCCTGTTCCTCCTGAATCTGGCCTTCTTGGTCAATGTGGGGAGTGGCTCAAAGGGGTCTGATGCTGCCTGCTGGGCCCGGGGGGCTGTCTTCCACTACTTCCTGCTCTGTGCCTTCACCTGGATGGGCCTGGAAGCCTTCCACCTCTACCTGCTCGCCATCAGGGTCTTCAACACCTACTTCGGGCACTACTTCCTGAAGCTGAGCCTGGTGGGCTGGGGTAGGTGCTGCCTGGGTGGACAGAATAAACAGCTGACCCCGAGGGTGCAGAGGGAAATAGCATTGGAGACAGAGAGGAGGGGCTCCCAGAGCTGGAGGGATGGCCATCTGGAAGGGGTGTGGAGGAGGATGTGCCAGTAAGCCCCAGTGATGCCATGCCGCTTCCCCTTGTGCCCAGGCCTGCCTGCCCTGATAGTCATCGGCACTGGGAGTGCCAACAGCTATGGCCTCTACACCATCCGCGACAGGGAGAACCGCACCTCTCTGGAGCTGTGAGTGGCGGCTGTGGAAGCAGGGGCGATGCCACATATCGGGGCTGGAGAGAGGTGGGGAGATGAGGGATTTCTAGGAAAATCTAGACCAAATGTGTCAAGACCGGAAGAATCCTCAGATCCAGCTAGCTCATGGCACAGAGAAGTAAACTGAAgcctagagagagagaggaagcgaAATGAGAGAGGGGGcctgagaaaggagagggagaactGGACCAGGAGGCAGGACGCCTTACTCGAGCCTGGGCCAACACGAGCCCACATGGCACCTTGAGGCAAAGTAAAGAAGGTCACCCTGTCCGCATGCTGGGTGTGCAGCCTGGAGAGTGGACAGTGTGTTGGATTTCAGCCCCCACCTGCTGCCCAGCCAGGTGTCCTTGTTCAGGCCACCACCTGCCCGGTGATTCCCAGTAGCCCTGGGTCTAGTCCGGGCTCTGccctgtgtgctgtgtgtgtgacCTTGGCAGGCCCGATCTCTCCcagggcctcagtctcctcatctgcacCATGGGGGAACTGATCGACATGCTCTTTGAGGCCCTTTGCCCCTGCAGTGCAGAGGGCAGTGGAACTGAGTTCAGTTTCTAGACTCCCACCTTGGGATCCTGGGGGCACTCACCATTGGGCCCATGGCTCTCTGCTAAAAGGAGCTGGTAAGGCCTTAGACCTGTCCCCAGGGCCTCAAAAGCAGGGGCCCCAGGAGCTGGGGAGGTCACAAAGGTGCAGGCAGTGGGCCGGGTGGGGACTGCAGTGAACTGGCAGTCACAAGCCCATCTAATTAGCGGCCAGTTACTATCCTTCAGGAGGGCATCCACAGAGCTGCCAGGTGTATGATTTTATAGGACAAGCAGAAATCTAGGTATTTATACCAAAGCTTCTGATTTTAAAGACAGCCACTAATTCAATTTTTTCACAATGTAATATGGGGCAAATGAAACATGTCTTTGAGGTCATTTTCGCATTAAAGAGACTGGAGTCTGGTGATGGCCCCTCCCACAGTGGGAGAGCCAAGGATTGATGGGTGGAAATGGGAGAGGAACCTACACAGACAGAAAAGCTCAGCCAGGGGACTTCCTGAGCTTGCTGGCCAGAGGTACCGCTCCCAGTCCCACCACAGCTGTCCCCTCCTCCAGATGCTGGTTCCGTGAAGGGACAGCCATGTACGCCCTCTATATCACTGTCCACGGCTATTTCCTCATCACCTTCCTCTTTGGCATGGTGGTCCTGGCCCTGGTGGCCTGGAAGATCTTCACCCTGTCTGGCGCGACAGCAGTCAAGGAGCGGGGACAGAACCGGAAGAAGGTGCTCACCATCCTGGGCCTCTCGAGCCTGGTGGGTGTGACATGGGGGTTGGCCATCTTCACCCCACTGGGCCTCTCCACCGTCTACATCTTTGCACTTTTCAACTCCTTGCAAGGTGAGGCCCCTGCACCAGGGAGGTGATGGGCTGTGTTGTCTGTCCCAGGAGGTATTGGGAGGTAGGGAAGAGGGTGGTTTGCAAAACACAGGACTCTGGTCAGGCTAGCTCAAGTCAAGGATGTTGATTTCAAATATTCAGAGCAATGATCCAGGGCAGCAAAGTTTGGctgctgtattagtccgtttgtGTTACTATAATACGAAggaatactggagactgggtaatttgtaaagaaaatggggttaattgactcatggttccacaggctgtagaCAAAGCACAACACCAgtatctgctcctggtgaggcctcaggaagcttccaatcatggtggaagataaaGGGGAGCCAGCATATCACATGGCGAGAGTGGGAGCAAGGGAGTGGGGAGGCGCCATGCTGTTTTAAATGAGATCTCGCATGAATTCCAAGCGAGTGCACACTCATcaccaaggagatggtgctaaGCATCATGATGGTGGTATGGATTCAtgaggatccacccccatgatccaatcccctcccaccaggccccacctccaacattgggaatcacatttcaacatgagatttggagggaacaaacatccCAGACATATCAGCTGCCTTCATGGGAGCTGCTACCAGGATCAGAAAAAGCCACCCAAACCAAAGCAGATACGTTCTCCATCGTTTTCCTGGAGCTGCTCCATCGTTTTCCTGGAGCTGTGGAGTCTCTCACCTAGTGTCTGTGGAAACTCCTTCATTCTCTCTCCACTCACCCTTTACTACCTATGGCCCCAAATGGTTACCCAACATGGCCGCCATAACCCTACCTGACCTTGCAAGTTGGGTGTCCATCATGCATCTCTGGTCCAATCAGCAGTGACCAGAAGGGCAGAATCGTGTGATCTGATGTCCACATGACATGGACGGGATCTCCAGAGATCTATAGAGATAGGAAGGAAATGCTTGCTACATTTGTTACTGGCCCCCACAGGGCCCTTCCTCTGAGATCCCAGCAAAGGGGTAAGAGCAGTGCATGGGTTAGGGTTTGTATGTGCTCTCTTTGCTCCTTACATCCACAGCTCAGAGAGGCATCACAGCCTGACTGTGTGTGAGAGAAACAGCCAAGACAGGAGTGACGAGACTCAACCTGTTCAGAGGAGTCACTAGAAACCCAGGCATCCTAGATGTAGTGGATACAAGCCCCCAAGACCAGGGCTGGCTCCCAGTGCCCCATGAAACTGTGTGGCTTAGTGGCTGGGGCCAGGCAGCCCTGGGTCCAAATCTTAGCCCCATCCATGACCCAGCAAGTCACTTGGCTCCTCCTGTCCTCATTCATCTTGAAATTGGGATAATCCCATACTTATTTTaccagatttttgtttgtttgtttgttttttgagatggagtcttactctgtcgcctaggctggagtgcagtggcacgatctcagctcactgcaacctccacctcctgggttcaagcaattctcctgtttcagcctcctgagtagctggaactacaggtgcatgccaccatgcccagctcctttttgtgtttttagtagaaatggggtttcgccaatttggtcaggctggtctcaaactcctgacctcaggtgatctacctgcctcagcctccgaaagtgctgggactacaggcgtgagccactgtgcctggcttgccaGATTTCAAAATGAACAATGACAATGAATATGTGGGAACCACTAGGTCTTCAATATGTGGGAACTATATTAATTATCACAGAAATTATGACTGTAAGGTCATCTGAGGCTGTCTCCAGATGGAGAATCATGAATCCATGGCTGAAGAATTCCAGGGGTTGATGGTTGGGGAGAAATGCACCTTGAAACTATAGCTGACCTCGTTATTCTTTCAGAGGTTACCTTAATAGGTAAGCCTGCATACTTCACTCTACTAAGTTTCCATTGGGTCTGAGTTATTCTGttaccttctctcttcctctccaatACAACAGAGCCCTTGGTATACTTGAATTGCCCATTGAATTCTTCTCAACATTTGTCATGTATATAGTGTTTCAGTTACAGATTTCCTTGAAACAGAGTTTTTCTAAGTCATGTTCTATACTTATTATCATTTCTTGCACCCAAcactttcccttttcctcttgcTGGAGTGCCTCCCATAATAATCCTTTATTGAGGGAGTGATGGTTGTTTTGCATGTCTGAAAATTCCTctattttgctctttcttttctgtaaCAGGCATATGTAGATATTTTATTTGAAGgtctctgtttttcatttccaagatctctatttggttcttttttatttcagttttgaaaTGGTTATGAAATGGTTGCATTTTTGCCCGACTTTCCCAGAAGTTCTTGAGTGGTTACGGTGGGTCTCCTCGCTCTCAGCAGCCACCAGCCCGGGCTGCCCCACTCCCTGGCACCCCTTTCCAGGCTCACTGAGGCCTCTCCTCCCTGACAGGTGTCTTCATCTGCTGCTGGTTCACcatcctctacctcccaagtcAGAGCACCACAGTCTCCTCCTCTACTGCACGACTGGACCAGGCCCACTCTGCATCTCAAGAATAGGAAAGCACGGCCCTGCGATCTGGACTTAGCTCTGGctcgctgtgtgaccttgggcagctctgtgCCTCCCTCCGGgccagtttccttctctgtacaatatggctggggagggagaggatgggACCACGTTTGACCACGTGGCTTCAGAGATCCCCTCCAGATCCAACTGTAGGTTCAAGAGTCCACATAAGCAGGTTTGCAGGGCTCCAAAGTTCCTACAGTCCTGAGACCCCCTGCCTGCAAAAAGTGACAGTCACCTCCATGCCCTACCCTCATTGCAAAGCCCTCACCCACATTCTGGTCTCAGCAAGAGAGAAGAGTCTGTTGCTGGCGTAGCCCTGGAAGGAGCCCCCAGCCTCTCCCCTCTTCCTTATCACTGGCCTCCCACAACTACCCCTATGGCTGCCTGTAACCTTGAGGGGCATTCAGGAGGCCAGCATTCCCTCAGGCATTGGGGGTTTGTTTTGGGGGGTGGGagttgatcctcccacccagTCTGCCCCGGTCTCTGCCCATCCCATCACAGCCCACCCTCCTGGAAGAGACCCCCGTGTTCAGGGTGCTGGCAGCCCTGCAGGTGTCCAGGCACACTGCATTTCAAAGAACCACTGAATGGGTGAGCTACCTTGGGCAAACCCCCCACTCCCGACTCTGACTGCCACGTACGTGGGTGGCCCAACCTCTGACCTGCTGTCATCATAGAGGTAGAAAGCAAACGATCTGGGGCTCAGCACACCTGGGGGTGCTCCCACTCATTCACTGTGTAGGGCCGAGGGATGAGGGTGGGGTTGAGGGCTCCCTGAGCAGAGGCTGGGCATTGCCACTAGAACCTGAGCTCCTAGAGAACAAGGACCTGGGTGGCCTCGCTCACTGTTCCAGCCCAGGCCGAGCACAGGGCCTGGCTCATGGCAAgccttgaataaatatttgttggctgaATGAGTGGATGTATGAGTTTGGCACCAGCCTGGCAGAGCCCTGAGCCAAGGGGGTGTCTCAGGACAGACCTAGGTTGGGCTGGGCACTTCCAGCAGCTGGGGCTCCATGTCACAATCGAATGCAGATTTCTCAGTAGGAAACAAAAAGAGGCAGAAATAGCAGAGATGGGGGTAGAGATACAGAgttggagagacagagagagagacttaacAGGCTGACACAAAGAGGGAGAACGGAGGCAGAGAGACAGATGCAGGGAGATGGCAGCCCCACGCCA
The genomic region above belongs to Piliocolobus tephrosceles isolate RC106 chromosome 17, ASM277652v3, whole genome shotgun sequence and contains:
- the ADGRG3 gene encoding adhesion G protein-coupled receptor G3 isoform X2, with product MATPRGLGSLLLLLLLPTSGQEKTTEQPRNTCLGRNNIDKYDILNLNDKASCFTKCRQWGSDSCNVENLQRYWLNFEAHLVKEGLTEKVNMPFLKALVQNLSTNTAEDLYFSLKPSQIPRQVMKDEDKPPDRVRLPKSFFRSLPGNRSEVRLAITILDIGSGTLFKNMTLTCVFWDVTKGPTGDWASEGCSTEVVPEGTVCCCDHLTFFALLLRPTLDQSTVHILTRISQAGCGVSMIFLAFTIILYAVLRLSRQRFQSEDAPKIHVALGGSLFLLNLAFLVNVGSGSKGSDAACWARGAVFHYFLLCAFTWMGLEAFHLYLLAIRVFNTYFGHYFLKLSLVGWGLPALIVIGTGSANSYGLYTIRDRENRTSLELCWFREGTAMYALYITVHGYFLITFLFGMVVLALVAWKIFTLSGATAVKERGQNRKKVLTILGLSSLVGVTWGLAIFTPLGLSTVYIFALFNSLQGVFICCWFTILYLPSQSTTVSSSTARLDQAHSASQE